In the genome of Luteitalea pratensis, the window GCACGGCGCACCTGCGTGATGGCACGCGCCAGCGAACTGTCGGTCACGTGCACGTCCGACCAGACCTCGCCGAGCAGCCGTCGCTTCTCCACGACCCGCCCTGGCTGGGCCAGCAGCAGGAGCAACACGTCGAGCGCCTTCGGCTCCAGGGCGACGCGCGCCCCGCCACGTCGCAGTTCGCGTCCTCCCACCTCCACTTCGACATCACCGAAGCGATAGGTCGACTCGGGCATCAGATCCTCATGATTTCCGCAGATCGCTCACGAAAGCGTGTCGTCCCTCCCGGGTGTTCGCAACCACCGGAGGAGCCCACATGCTAGTCACGCCATTCCTGCTGTTGACGATCCTGACCGCCCCCGCAGTTCCCCTGCCCGCGCAACCGATGCTCGGCACCGTCGAGTGCCGGCTGCGCATCACCGCCGCTGGCGTACCGCTCGTGCGTGTCCGTGTGACGTCCGGGCACGATGCATGGTTCGTCCTGGACACGGGTGCCACGGGCACCACGCTGCACGCCGGGCTCGCCCGCCGGCTGGGTCTCCACGCGTCGGGCGAGAGTCACATGACGACTCTCGAGGCCACGTCACGCGTCGCAACGGTACGGCTCGGCGCCTTCGCCATCGTCGGCCTGCCGGTCACACACGGGCTCGACGTCGCCGTACACGACATGACGCTGGTCCGTCGAAGCGCGCCCGACGCCGATGGGATCGTGGGCCAGGACGTGTTGTCGCGATACGACTACCTGATCGACACGGAGCACGCGCGGCTGACCATCGGACGATTCGCGGCACCCTCGTCCGGGGTACACCTGCCCATTACGACGAGCGCCGGCCGCCCGGTGCTGCTGATGGACGACGGACGCGGACGATACGGGCTGGTGCTGGATACGGGGGCGGACGTGCTGGTGATGGAGGCGCACGCGGCGCGGCAGGCCATCGGCGATGTGCCGCCGGTGGGTCGCACGCGGGGCCGGCTCGAAACCCACCTCGGTGCCCGTGACGTCGACGTCGAGCTTCACGTGGGCATGCGGATGGCGAATGTCGATCTGCCGCCACTCGCGATGGTGCGGCTCCCCGCGGAGGCCTGGTCGATGTCGCCCGAAGTCGGCTTGCTGCCGGCGTCGCTGT includes:
- a CDS encoding aspartyl protease family protein codes for the protein MLVTPFLLLTILTAPAVPLPAQPMLGTVECRLRITAAGVPLVRVRVTSGHDAWFVLDTGATGTTLHAGLARRLGLHASGESHMTTLEATSRVATVRLGAFAIVGLPVTHGLDVAVHDMTLVRRSAPDADGIVGQDVLSRYDYLIDTEHARLTIGRFAAPSSGVHLPITTSAGRPVLLMDDGRGRYGLVLDTGADVLVMEAHAARQAIGDVPPVGRTRGRLETHLGARDVDVELHVGMRMANVDLPPLAMVRLPAEAWSMSPEVGLLPASLFSRVYVSTRMGEAVVWPK